Below is a genomic region from Candidatus Hydrogenedentota bacterium.
CGAAATGGGCGAGAACATGGCTGTTCACGACAGAAGACAGGCCGAAGAAATTCGGCGTCAACGTCACGAGGAAGAGGAACGACAGCGGCGTGAAGCCCAAGAGAAAGCCCTTGACGAAGTCAATCCACGTGCCGATGCGTTTTGGTTTGACGCGCGAGGAGAATCCGGCCGACCGGCGCGAGGTTCTTGTCCGTGTCTCTCCGGATGAGGAGGCGAAGGCGCAGCGGATCGAGTCGACGTACCTGAAGCTGACCGCGGACCTGCTTGACAGGCTCGGCCCGGATTAGGCGCGCATGTGGGGCGAACTCTGCAAGCAGATCGTTGACGTATTGGCGGAAGAGCAGAAGATATAGCGCGAAAACGGCTCTGTGGCGCTCCGGGTTGAATCCGGGGTCAGGCTCTTGTCTAATGTGTACCTTCGTGGCCGACGAAATGGCAGGACGGCTGAACCAGTCAAAAGGCGAAGGTGCTGCTCATGTTCTTCAGAATTTCCCTGCATGGTCTGCTCGGTTGTCTCCTCGCCATCATCACCGTTTGTTTTTCTTCGAAGAACACTTCCGCTGCGGAGGCGGTTGCTTCGGCACCCCTTTCCGCGCCGGGTGATGAGACGGCGGGCGGTTGGGTGAAGTGTCCAGAGAATCCGGTCCTTGGGGACGGCCTCGGCACCTGTTTCGATATCTGCGTACATAAAGAGGCTGATCTCTTCCGGACGTGGTTCTCCTGGCGGCCCAAGGCGGCGATTGCGCTGGTCGAGAGCAAGGATGGCGTTCACTGGAGCGAGCCGGTCATCGTGCTGGGCCCCAATTCAGAGACGGATTGGGAAGACGAGGTCAACCGGCCTTGTGTGCTCAAACGCTATGGCCGGTATCACATGTGGTACACGGGCCAGGCGGATGATCACTCCTGGATCGGTTACGCGACGAGTCCGGACGGCGTGACTTGGACGCGCATGAGCGCCACGCCCGTACTTGCGCCCGAACGGGCGTGGGAGAATGTCGCGCTTATGTGCCCGCATGTCCTCTGGGACGCGGAACAGGGCGTGTATCGCATGTGGTACAGCGGCGGCGGCCAATACGAGCCCGACGCCATCGGCTATGCGACGAGCGCCGACGGCATCAAGTGGGACCGCCTTCCGGAGAACCCGATCTTCAGACCGGAGCCCGGCAACGATTGGGAGAAGGACCGCGTTACCGCGTGCCAGGTGGTTCGTGACGGCGACTGGCACGTCATGTTCTACATCGGTTTTCGCGACATCGACCACGCCGCAATCGGCATCGCCCGGTCACGGGACGGCATAAGAGACTGGCAGCGGTTGCCCGCAAATCCGGTCATCCGCCCGGGCTTGGACAAGTGGGACGCGGAGGCCTGTTACAAGCCTTATGCGATTTTGGATGGCAACCGCTGGATGCTAGGGTACAACGGCCGCACGGGCCGCATCGAGCAGATCGGCCTGGCCACGCACGAAGGCCCCGAACTCGGCTTTCCGTGAGGCGGTAGGCGTGGTCTGCCGGGAGCCGGGCAGTCCTGTATTCTTTGCGAAGCGTGAGTGTGCCGCATGGGCCCGAGTGGCAACAGAAGGAACCCGGCGATGCAAATGAAAGACATCAGCAGACGGGGATTCATCAAGCGCGGACTTGCTGCTTCGGCAGCGTTTGGGATGCCCGCAATCGTCCCGCGAAGCGTTTTCGGCGCAGACGCGCCGACTGAACGCGTGANNNNNNNNNNNNNNNNNNNNNNNNNNNNNNNNNNNNNNNNNNNNNNNNNNNNNNNNNNNNNNNNNNNNNNNNNNNNNNNNNNNNNNNNNNNNNNNNNNNNATGCAAATGAAAGACATCAGCAGACGGGGATTCATCAAGCGCGGACTTGCTGCTTCGGCAGCGTTTGGGATGCCCGCAATCGTCCCGCGAAGCGTTTTCGGCGCAGACGCGCCGACTGAACGCGTGAACGTCGGGCTTGTCGGTTGCGGCAATATCGGCAATTACCACAAGAACTGGCTCAAGCAGTGGGATGACGTGCGGATCGTCGCGGTCTGCGACGCGTACAAATCCCGCCGGATCGCGATGGCGGAGGAACTGAACGCGCACTACGGCGCCGGCACGACGACCATATACGACGACTTTCGCGAGGTTCTTGCGCAGCCCGACGTGGACGCCATTTGTATCGGCGCACATGATAACTGGCACACGCCCATGGCAATTGCCGCGGCGCGAAACGGTAAGGACATCTACTGCCAGAAGCCGCTGACCTTGGACCTGGGCCAGACGAAGCTGCTCCGGAGTGCGGTCAATGAGAACCAGCGCATCTTCCAGTTCGGTACGCAATACCGCTCCGAGTCGTCGTATCCGCGCATGGTCGAGCTGGTGCGCAACGGGTATATCGGCGAACTGCAGCGGATCGATGTCTGGTGCCGCAATGTGCTGAACGACACGAAGCAGTACAACGTGCCGCCGTACGGGTCCACCGAGGAAGTGCCCGTTCCCGAGGATCTCGATTTCAACGTGTGGCAGGGGCCTTCGCCGATGGTGCCGTACACGGTCGACCGGTGTACGCCCTGGGGCGGGTACCATTGCCCGGAGACGTCGCTCGGGTTTGTCGCGGGCTGCGCGATTCACCCGCTCGGGATTGCGCAGTGGGGTAATCGGACGGACCATACCAGCCCGATCCGCTACGAGGGAACGGGAAGCGTGCCGGCGGAGGGCATTTTCCGGACCCTCGAACGGTGGGACGTCCAGTGTGAATACGAGAACGGGGTCAAGCTTCACATGATGGACATGATGACGGCGAAGCCGTTGGTGATGGAGTACTATCCCGAGAAATGGCAGGACGGCGACGGCGTCGTGTTTCACGGGACCGAGGGCTGGATCGGCGATTTCAATTTTGGCACGTTCTACGCGAGCAACCAGAAACTCTGGAAACTCGACCTGAAGCCGGAGGACGAGCGCGTCTACGAGTCGAAGGGCCACGTGCGCAATTTCATTGATTGCGTGAAGTCGAGAAAAGAGACCGTCTGCCCCGTCGAGATGGCTATCCGCTGTGATACCATCGCGCATATGGTCAATATCGCGGCCCAGGTGCAGCGCCCCATCCAATGGGATCCGAAGGCCGAGCAGATTGTCGGCGACGAAGAAGCCACGGCCATGACGACGCGGCCGTACCGCGAGGAATGGAAGGTCTGGTGATTCCCGATGCCGAAGGAGCGGAACACATTGGTTACGCGGCGGGACTTCATGCGGTGGAGTGTTACGGCCGGACTTGCGGTGCTGGCTGCGGAACGGGCACGGGCCGCGGAGGCGGAACGAGTGCGGGACCGGCTCTGGCTCTGGGCGCACTATCCCGGCGTGTATGACGGCATGTTCGGCCTGCCCAGGAACTCGCGCATCACGCCGGTGGATGCGGCGCAGTATCTGGGCACACCGAACATCATGTTTATCCAGGCGGCCGGGAAGCCCGAGTATCCATTCGATTCTTACGCCGCGTCGTTAAAGGAGGTAAAGAGGCTCCAATGGTCGATCACGGGAAGTTCAGGCGTCACATCGGATGAGGAACGTGAACACGTTCTGAGACTTGCCGCCACGATGCCGAACATCACCGGCCTCTACATGGACGATTTCTTCAATTTTGCGCGCAAGGGCCGGGAAGGGGCGATGACGGTAGACGAGGTGAGAGCAATTCGTGAGAGAATGACAATTGACGGCCGGCGACTCGAGTTGGGGGTTGTCGTATATACGGCGGACAAGTTCAACGAGCGCATGCGGCCTTACCTCGAACTGTGCGATACGATTTCCCTGTGGTCGTGGTCGGCCGAGGAACTCGAGGGCCTGGAGGCAAACTTCGCCAGGCTGCGTGAAATTGCGCCGGGAAAGCGGCTGCAGATGGGGTGCTACATGTGGGATTACGGCCCACGGCGGCCTATGCCGCTGGATCGGATTGAACGGCAATGTGCGACAGGCCTCAAATGGCTTCGCGAGAAGCGCATCGGCGATATGATCTTTTGCGGAGCACATCTCTGTGATCAGGGACTTGAAGCCGTCGAATGGACCCGGAACTGGATCGCCGGGGTCGGTGATGAACCACTCTCTTCTGCTTGATGCGGCAGTGCCCCGTTCGCAGATCGACAGATGGAGAGAAGGTTGGTTCCAAGTCGTCCGGCGGGTGCATGTAATGCCGAGGATATCAGTCCGCCAGTTCGTCGTACACGCTGGCTTTGGCGTTCCAGAGCAGCAGGAAGATGATGGCGCCGACGACTGCCGTGCCGACCATGACCGTATACGCGTAGTACCAGCCGAAATTCTCGGCCAGCGCGCCCAGGCCTACGCCTGAGACAGTCACGCTTGCGTAACTGAACAGACTCGTGAAGCCGATCGAGGTGCCGGCCAGCTTCTTGGTCGAGATATTGGCCGCGGTCACGCCGGTGAGCGCCTGGGGTCCGTAAATACAGAAGCCGGCCGCGAGCAGGGACGCGAACAGGAGCCACTTCGGCGCGGTCGTCGGAAGCATCCAGAAGCCGAGGATCGCCAGCGCGGCACCGGCCATACAGAACACGCACGTGCGCGGCGCACGCCCGCGCATGTAGCGGTCCGTGATCCAGCCCGCCGCCAACATGCCGACGACACCGGCTATCTCGAACGCCGCCACCATCCAGCCGGCGCGGTCGAGGGAAAGCCCCTTGGATTCCTTCAGGAGCGTTGGGCCCCAGTCCAGTACGGAGAACCGCACGAGATTGATGGTGAAGTTGGCGAACCCAATCATCCAGATCTGAGGATTGCAGAAGACCCGCTCGCGGAGAAACTGCGGGTCGACGGGTTCGTCCGCGCGCGCGCCTTTCACTTCCGTGCCGGCGATCTCCGGGAGGCCGACGGAGGCCGGGGTGTCGCGCAGCGCGATCACGAGCACGAGCAGGCCGATACCGGCGAGCAACGCGGGCGCCCAGAAGCAGAAGCGCCACGCGCCGGGCCCGCCGTAGGCCATGATGTAACCGCACAGGATTACGATCAAGCCGGCGCCGATGGAATGCGAGGTGTTCCAGATGGACATCTTGGTCGCCAGTTCGTTCGGCGGGATCCAGTGCGTGAGCAGGCGGGCGCAGGGCGGGAATCCACTCCCCTGGAACAGGCCGTTCAAGACCCAGAGGACGCCGAAGAGGGTGATCAATGCAGCAGTGAACGCCGGGCCGGACGCGGATCCCGTGAACAGCTTGGCGAAGACCGGACCGAAACCGAACGCAACATTCACGAGCAGGCACAAGGCAAGCCCGACCGACATGTAGAGCCGGGAATTGACGCGGTCACTCCAATAGCCGTTCAGGAATTTCGAGAGCCCGTAGACAAGCCCGTGCAAGGTCAGGAACAGGCCGAGGCTGGTTTTGGTTATACCCAGTTCGGACTCCATGCCGGGCATTGCGAGGCTGAGATTCTTGCGCAGGAAGTAGAACAGTGTATAGCCGATCATGGTGGCGATGACCGTGCGGTACTGCCAGTACTTGAACCGCCCGGCGACTTCTGCGGCCATCGCGTCCTGCTGGTCCTGCGGGTGCATGTCTGTTCCTTTCAACTGCACGTTCTGTCACGCCTTGTCCTCGACCAAGGAACAGGGTGATGCGGAGACCGCGTAACTCTATGGTCGGACGCCCGGATTTTCAAGGACCAGGCGATGCATAGCCCGAGCGGTATGGATGCCTGTTCACAGTATGTGCCGTTCGGGCGGCTGAAGCGTAATACGCACGCGGACGGGCGCAACGAGGTTCTCACAGCCAAACCTGGTTTCGTGGGCGCCCTGCGGCAGTTCGAGCGTGTCGGCAGGTTCTGTTCCCGTTTCCGGAGACGCGGACGCGGGGCCGTACAGGCGCACGGGCTCGCCGGGCCAAAGGAAGAGATATTGCCCGCCCATGACTTTTCCGACCCAGGCAAGACGCCGGCCGTTGACCTCGACCCACGGGTTGACAATTTCCGTATTCTCGGCCACGCGCAGCGCCTTGACATCGTCGACGGCGCAGGCAACGGCTGTCTTGGCGGGAAGCCCGTTGTAATAGAAGTTCAGCGTCGTCACGTGCGTGTAGTCAATCACATCGGGTTGCGGGCGCACCAGTTGTTGATAGCGCCAACCGGTGTAGTCGTTTTCGATATAGAAATCCGCTGCCTTCGTTCCATCCAGCAGTTGCACTTTGAACAGGCCGCGTTTGCCGTCGCCTCGCATCCAGAATCCGATGGCCCGGTGCCACGACAAGTCCAGTGGCGACGGAAAGGATTTGCCGAAGAAGGTCCAGCCGCTGGCGTCGTCGAGCGTGCTCTCAGCGGAAAACACGGCGCATGAACTTTCTTTGCCGTCGGGGCTGATAGTGACCTGTTGCGTTACGCCCGGCAGGGTCGCCTGGTGCGCGTATGCGGCAAGGTCATCGAAGGTCTCGAGCACAAGTGCATCGGCCGCGCGGTAGGCCGGGCCGGGCGCCATCGGAGGCCCCTGAGGCACGTGCAGTTGAAATCCCAATGTGGCAGGCCCCTGCTCGACGTTGTACTGCATGACGGCCGAGGTGTCATCACCGGGTGATATATCGTGCCAGGGCGCATACACAACGCGCTGGAACGCCTGTGTTCCTGCCTCGTCAAGCAGGCGGTATTCGCGGCGCAGATGGCGCAGCTCTGTCTGATCCTCCGGCTTCGTGCCGCACAACTCCGGGACAATGCGGAGGCGGGCGCGCATTTCGGGTGAGACACGGCCCGAAAGGCGCAGTTTCTCATAGCGCCCGATGAGGTCGAGAATCTCATTAATGAACGGGTGCGCGGATGCGGTCGAAACCGATACCTGGAAGGACATGGACGAGTCGTAGCCGATGCTGGCGGCGAGCACGTACTCGAACAGGTCGGGCGTCGCACTCGGGTCGTAGCCGTAGTACCAGCCGATATCGAGAGGCATGCCGTTCCGGGTGAACGTGTCGAACCATGCGGCCCGTTCGTCGAGATACCCCTTGATGTCGCCGTGGCCGTCCGCGGAAGCGCTGCGTGAGAGAATGTGCCACGAGTAGTGGCTGAAGCTGCTGGCCTGCAGGAGGATGTCCTTCTTCGCGAGTTTTTCGAAGAAGGCCTGGTGCATCTTGGCGTTGTAGTACCAGTGGTCCCCTTGCAACGCTTCCGAGCCGTCGAAGTAGATCATGTCGATATCGCAGGCGTTGGCGACGCGCGCAAAATTGGCGGACACCTCGTCGATCAGGGTTGTGTCCATGTCGTACAGGCAATACCCGTAGGACTGTCTGAGGTGATGAATCGTATCGCCCTGCGCATGGCCCGCCGCCTCCGTTCCGTGGATAGCACGTTCGCACCCCGTGAATCCAAACGGCTCGTCTGTCTTCCGTTCTGTGTAACGGAGAATCTCATTGCCAATCTGGAGGAGCGAACCATCAGCCAGATATCCGCCATCTTTGGCCGGGAAGGCCTCCGGAGCGGTCGTCGTGGGGACGAGATCCGCCTTTGCATCGATGTCGGCCGCCAGTTCCGCGGTGGCATTCTTCACGAGCCGCGGGTCGGGCACGGGCGTGATGTAGGGGTCCGGCGGATAGACCGAAGCACTGAGGAAATGCAGGCCGGTCGTGACTCCGGCTTCTTTGAACCGTCGGATTGTGTCGCGCAGACTATCGAGCCCTCGCGGAAAATGCGCCGTGTTGATATCGTAATGGCCGGTACCATTGGCCCAGGATTCCTGGCCGATCAGGAGCATGCCGAACCCGCCGCGGCGGAGCATATCGAGCACCGTGTCGCATTGGCTTTCGCTGAAGTTCGTGATGAAGAGATACGAGCGCTTGGCCCACGGCGACCGCTTGTTCCAGGCATCGCCGGGGCGTGGTGACGGTAGCCCGGCCGCGGGCTCGAATGCTTCCATCACATCAAAGAACGTTTCGGTCGGACTGATAACGAGGCCGAATCGCGCCGGTTGCAGGCCATGCTGCGCCAGGGTCTCGACGTTCAGCGTATGCGAGCCTGCATCGGCGAATGCATGCACGTTCACGGTCGCCGCCTGCAACGCCGCCGTGTGCGTGGAAGTCCGGGCGGCATTGAGCGTATCCACGAGTTGGGCGTCCGGCGGCGCGGCCAGCGAAAAGAGCGTCAGCCGGCTCGCGTCCGCGGGCGCTTCGAGCCGGGTCAGTTCGAACACGACAAAGCCGTGGCCGGGCCGGACCGCATATTCCAGGAGCGCACCGCCGGGAAAGGCGGCCGTCAACCGGTCGGGGGTGGCCGTAATGGACTCGGGCAACAGGTTTCCGCTGGACCCAAGCTGAACGACCGGCGCGGGCGTCTCAGGCCACGCGCCGCTGTCGCTTTCCAGCCGCGCATGCCCTTGGCCGGTAATGACAAGCCGCGCCGTGCTCAGGTCATAGGTTGTATCCGCGTGAACGGCGGAAACCAACGAAAGCAGGGTGAATACGCCGAGGACAGACTTCCGCATTGCTGGTCCCTTTCTGTTACTCGTGACAGCATACCACGCGCATGCGGATAAGAGTCCATCGGTGTCGCGGCAGAGAAGGGAATTGAGTAGGATGTCTCCTGCAAAGCTTTTCGGAAAAGAAGCCGAAAGGGATGACGGAGTATCGAGTAATGAGCAGTATCGGGTTTTGGGCGTGCATGATGTTATCGGGCGTTTCAGCCGCGTCGGGCGCGGACGGAATATGGCAGGCGTTGCTTGACTCGCCGCCTTCTCTGGAGGCAACAGCGGCGCGGCAGGGCGCCGTCGAGGCGCTGGATGAATGGATTGGTCAACCGGACTCGGAGGAGTCGCAGGAACGTGTGGCGTATTACCGCCGCGCCGTAGACCGCGTGATTCAGACGCTGCAGGCGGAGCGGCCGAAGCAGGGGATCCGCTGTTTTCAATTGTATTCGAGTTCTTCGATTGTGCAGACGCCGACGTGCACGTTTTCCATCGATTTGGATCAGGGGCCGAATGAAGATCTGCATCAGACACCGGAAGAGGAAGGTGTTTCCTTCTGCATGAGGGATGACGAGGTGGCCGCGCTGGCGGATCTCATCGATTATGCGTTCTACACGCACGAACACGGCGATCACGTAGATTACGAATTGATGCGGGCACTTGTCGAGCGCGGGAAGACGGTAGTCACGACGGCGAGCGCAAAGGAGGTCTGGGCCGGAGAGGTTTGGGCCGAGCCGATTGTGACGCCGGAACAGACCCTTGGCAAGGGATTGCGGATCGGCGTGCTCGAAGTGAACGTCTTGTGGGATCACCAATGGAACAACATTGAGCATTCCTCCGGGACGCCGTGCTACGGCTATGTGGTCACGACGCCGGAGGGAATCACGGTTGCGGCGAAGGGCGATATCAACTGCGCGTTGCAGTGGTACGGCTGGCTCAACGTGCTCGTGAAGAAAGGGCGGACGATCGACGTTATGGTCGGGAGCCCCTTGTACTGGCGCGGCGTCACGCTCACGGGCGAGATCGACACGTTGCTGGCCCCGTTATGGTTGCCGGGCCACAACTGGGAGTTCGGCCACCGGCCCGCGGGAGAAGCGCGGGGAAACGCCTCCGCTTTCTGGCAATCGTATGCGCTCCTGCGTATGACGGCCCGGCACGGGGACGCATCGGTACTCACGTGGGGTGAATATATCGATGTGGCGGAGGCCAGGAAGGGAAGCCGGTAGGCCGGAAGAAGGGATGCTTCGGCGCAGGAACGCGATCGTGTAAACCGGCGGTCGGGTAGGGCAGTCGAATATATAGTTCGACTTTCCATGTG
It encodes:
- a CDS encoding Gfo/Idh/MocA family oxidoreductase — translated: MQMKDISRRGFIKRGLAASAAFGMPAIVPRSVFGADAPTERVNVGLVGCGNIGNYHKNWLKQWDDVRIVAVCDAYKSRRIAMAEELNAHYGAGTTTIYDDFREVLAQPDVDAICIGAHDNWHTPMAIAAARNGKDIYCQKPLTLDLGQTKLLRSAVNENQRIFQFGTQYRSESSYPRMVELVRNGYIGELQRIDVWCRNVLNDTKQYNVPPYGSTEEVPVPEDLDFNVWQGPSPMVPYTVDRCTPWGGYHCPETSLGFVAGCAIHPLGIAQWGNRTDHTSPIRYEGTGSVPAEGIFRTLERWDVQCEYENGVKLHMMDMMTAKPLVMEYYPEKWQDGDGVVFHGTEGWIGDFNFGTFYASNQKLWKLDLKPEDERVYESKGHVRNFIDCVKSRKETVCPVEMAIRCDTIAHMVNIAAQVQRPIQWDPKAEQIVGDEEATAMTTRPYREEWKVW
- a CDS encoding MFS transporter, whose amino-acid sequence is MAAEVAGRFKYWQYRTVIATMIGYTLFYFLRKNLSLAMPGMESELGITKTSLGLFLTLHGLVYGLSKFLNGYWSDRVNSRLYMSVGLALCLLVNVAFGFGPVFAKLFTGSASGPAFTAALITLFGVLWVLNGLFQGSGFPPCARLLTHWIPPNELATKMSIWNTSHSIGAGLIVILCGYIMAYGGPGAWRFCFWAPALLAGIGLLVLVIALRDTPASVGLPEIAGTEVKGARADEPVDPQFLRERVFCNPQIWMIGFANFTINLVRFSVLDWGPTLLKESKGLSLDRAGWMVAAFEIAGVVGMLAAGWITDRYMRGRAPRTCVFCMAGAALAILGFWMLPTTAPKWLLFASLLAAGFCIYGPQALTGVTAANISTKKLAGTSIGFTSLFSYASVTVSGVGLGALAENFGWYYAYTVMVGTAVVGAIIFLLLWNAKASVYDELAD
- a CDS encoding MBL fold metallo-hydrolase, encoding MSSIGFWACMMLSGVSAASGADGIWQALLDSPPSLEATAARQGAVEALDEWIGQPDSEESQERVAYYRRAVDRVIQTLQAERPKQGIRCFQLYSSSSIVQTPTCTFSIDLDQGPNEDLHQTPEEEGVSFCMRDDEVAALADLIDYAFYTHEHGDHVDYELMRALVERGKTVVTTASAKEVWAGEVWAEPIVTPEQTLGKGLRIGVLEVNVLWDHQWNNIEHSSGTPCYGYVVTTPEGITVAAKGDINCALQWYGWLNVLVKKGRTIDVMVGSPLYWRGVTLTGEIDTLLAPLWLPGHNWEFGHRPAGEARGNASAFWQSYALLRMTARHGDASVLTWGEYIDVAEARKGSR